The Setaria italica strain Yugu1 chromosome VIII, Setaria_italica_v2.0, whole genome shotgun sequence genome includes the window gaggTGGTGGCGCAGCCGACGGTGACCTCGTGCTCCGGCGCGCCCTCGGCGAAGCGCACCCGCGCGGTGTGCATCGCGTTGGGCGCCGCCACGACGCGGTCCGCGCGGGCGACGGGGTGGAACCGCGCCTTGGGGATCTGGCCCTCGAACTTGGCCTTCACGAactcggcggcgaggtcgccgacCGCGAGCACGACCTCGGcgttggcgacggcgacgaagtAGAACCCCGAGACGGGCTCCGGGGACGagtcggcggcagcggtggcatACTTGGCGGCGGTGAGGTCCCAGAAGAGGGCGAGCGggggttggtggtggtggtcgtcggaggaggaggggagggagcgggtgcccttgcggcggcggaggaggacggcgggggaggaggcggtggggcCGGCGAAGGAGAGCGTCGGAGGCCCAACGGGGGAGTGCGCCCAgatgaggcggaggaggagcggcggggagGTGCAGGCGTGGTAGGTGGCGGTGACGGAGAGTGTggccggagaggaggaggcggaggcgacgagCGTGGAGGCCGGCGTGGTGCAGGCGACGCGGACGGCGCCGTCGGAGACGCAGGAGGCGAGGTCCCGGACGGAGGAGGGGAGCAGCAGGCTGGACGCGCTCACCAttggggagggggggagggggggcgcgCTCCCGATCTGCGGCGCGGCCTGCAATGcgtgaggtgaggtgagggtGGCGTGGGAGGTGGGGACTGAGGGGGTTATGAATGGTGGGCGCGGGGGACGGACCcgacggcgagggaggcgggcgGCAGTGCGGAGGT containing:
- the LOC101775760 gene encoding uncharacterized protein LOC101775760; translation: MVSASSLLLPSSVRDLASCVSDGAVRVACTTPASTLVASASSSPATLSVTATYHACTSPPLLLRLIWAHSPVGPPTLSFAGPTASSPAVLLRRRKGTRSLPSSSDDHHHQPPLALFWDLTAAKYATAAADSSPEPVSGFYFVAVANAEVVLAVGDLAAEFVKAKFEGQIPKARFHPVARADRVVAAPNAMHTARVRFAEGAPEHEVTVGCATTSGGGGEELWVSVDGKRAVHARRLRWNFRGNQTVFVDGAPVDVLWDLHGWWFRDPPGCAVVMLRARSALESRLWLEEEAAAPGFALVVQALRAPP